GAAGTGTGGCTTGACGGAATGGAAGTAACACAGTTTACATACTTTCAGCAACTTGGCGGCATTGACTTAAACCCAATATCAGTTGAAATAACCTACGGCCTTGAACGCCTTGCGATGTACGCGCAAAAAAAAGACAGTGTTTACAATATTCTTTGGAACAATAAAATTACATACGGCCAAGTACATTTAGAAGATGAAAAACAGTGGTCTCGTTATAACTTTGAAGAAGCGTCTGTTCCAATGCTTAAAACTCATTTTACCGATTGGGAAAATGAGGCAGTTAAACTTTTAGATAAAAACCTTCCTCGTCCTGCGTACGATGCCGTAATGAAGTGTTCACATTTATTTAATTTGCTTGATGCTCGTGGCGCTATATCAGTAACTGAGAGAACCTCTTATGTTTTGCGCGTAAGAACGCTTGCCAAAGCAGTTGCCGAAAAGTATCTTGCGCAGGAGGTTTCTGCAAATGTTTAAACCTGCTTTGCTTGAAATTGGTTTTGAAGAAATACCGGCCGCATATATCCAACCGGCAATGGCGCAGGCAAAAACCCTGTGTGAAAAACTTTTAGCTGAAAACGCACTTAACGCGCAAGAAATTGAAATATTCGCAACAGCTCGCAGAATTACACTGTTAATTAGCGGCCTTGCGGAAAAGAGTGCTGAGCGTACAGAAGAGTTTGTAGGTCCCTCTCTAAAAGCAGGAATTGATGCAAATGGTGGCTTTACTGGCGCCGCAAAGGGTTTTGCATCAAAGCACGGTATTAAGCCAGAAGCATTGCTTAAAGTGCAAACAGAAAAAGGGGAGTATCTGGCTGTAAAAAAAGTAATCCCTGGTGAAAAAACTCAGAATTT
The genomic region above belongs to Endomicrobiales bacterium and contains:
- a CDS encoding glycine--tRNA ligase subunit alpha, yielding MNFQEIVMTLNVFWAKRGCLLWQPYDLEKGAGTFNPGTFLKCLGPKPWSAAYVEPSRRPTDGRYGENPNRLQHYYQYQVIIKPAPKDIQKLYLASLKAIGLDPKKHDIRFVEDDWESPTLGAGGLGWEVWLDGMEVTQFTYFQQLGGIDLNPISVEITYGLERLAMYAQKKDSVYNILWNNKITYGQVHLEDEKQWSRYNFEEASVPMLKTHFTDWENEAVKLLDKNLPRPAYDAVMKCSHLFNLLDARGAISVTERTSYVLRVRTLAKAVAEKYLAQEVSANV